One region of Neorhodopirellula lusitana genomic DNA includes:
- the fdhD gene encoding formate dehydrogenase accessory sulfurtransferase FdhD, translating into MTKVHRDSSRFPVVRVTDGVVSHVIDDVAVESPLEIRLVIGDAAARPTTGIVPEATEHPISVTMRTPGHDTELALGFLLTEGIITSPEQVTRVRLCGNDSTVRVSIAPNVSVDLDRLKRHFYTSSSCGVCGKSAIDAVRVSIREPLDPQLPRMTSGVLVSLPDALRSAQQVFDRTGGLHASGLFTTAGKLIRMHEDVGRHNALDKLIGAQWFDDESVFTESILLVSGRVSFELVQKALVAGIAVLVAVGAPSSLAVQLAETHGMSLVGFVRNNRMNVYCGAHRITDVA; encoded by the coding sequence GTGACGAAAGTACATCGTGATTCATCCCGCTTTCCCGTGGTGCGCGTCACCGACGGTGTAGTTTCTCACGTCATCGACGATGTTGCCGTGGAGTCTCCGCTTGAGATCCGCCTGGTGATTGGCGACGCTGCTGCACGCCCGACGACCGGCATTGTTCCTGAAGCGACCGAACATCCAATCTCCGTTACCATGCGGACGCCTGGCCATGACACCGAACTGGCTTTGGGTTTCTTGCTGACCGAGGGAATCATCACGTCCCCGGAACAGGTCACTCGCGTTCGCTTGTGTGGCAATGACAGCACGGTTCGTGTCTCAATCGCACCGAACGTATCGGTCGATTTGGACCGTTTGAAACGCCACTTTTATACGTCCAGCAGTTGCGGGGTGTGTGGCAAGTCGGCGATCGACGCCGTCCGCGTTTCAATCCGTGAGCCGCTCGACCCACAGCTTCCTCGTATGACGAGTGGTGTACTGGTATCGTTGCCGGATGCACTGCGTTCCGCACAACAGGTGTTTGATCGCACCGGTGGGTTGCACGCTAGTGGTTTGTTCACGACTGCCGGAAAGCTGATCCGTATGCACGAGGATGTGGGACGGCATAACGCGCTGGATAAACTGATTGGTGCACAGTGGTTTGACGACGAGTCGGTGTTTACAGAATCAATCTTGTTGGTCAGTGGCCGCGTTAGTTTTGAACTGGTCCAGAAAGCTCTGGTGGCTGGCATTGCGGTGCTGGTTGCCGTTGGTGCGCCGTCCAGTTTGGCGGTGCAGTTGGCTGAGACGCACGGGATGTCGCTGGTGGGATTCGTGCGAAACAACCGAATGAATGTCTATTGCGGTGCCCACCGAATCACCGATGTCGCGTAA
- a CDS encoding DNA-directed RNA polymerase subunit omega — protein sequence MLEELKEEEIVNKVGGRFKLSTLIQKRLVQLNQGSRALVNIDTHDKMSIVLQEIVQNKIFLNLDNEVAVADDLDTVVAAAEAPELDASDL from the coding sequence GTGTTAGAAGAACTTAAAGAAGAAGAAATCGTCAACAAGGTTGGTGGTCGTTTCAAGCTGAGCACGCTGATCCAAAAGCGATTGGTGCAATTGAATCAAGGTAGCCGAGCGCTCGTGAACATTGACACTCACGACAAGATGTCGATCGTTTTGCAAGAAATTGTACAAAACAAGATCTTCTTGAACCTTGATAATGAAGTCGCTGTTGCGGACGACTTGGATACGGTTGTTGCGGCTGCGGAAGCTCCTGAGCTTGACGCGTCGGACCTTTAG
- the gmk gene encoding guanylate kinase has translation MSDSQSRTQNRSPKGRLVIVSGPSGSGKSTVVSQLRTVCEVPLAFSVSATTRAPRDGEVDGREYFFLSDAEFQRKRDAGDFLESKQVFGLGHWYGTLADQVATGLNAGKWVILEIDVQGAMTVMKDDRYDPVSIFIHPGDMQELERRLRSRGTEAEEAIAARLKTAASEMEYLDQYQHEIVNQDVDQAVDDICQLLKQAHKEHAAC, from the coding sequence ATGTCTGACTCGCAATCACGCACGCAAAATCGTTCGCCCAAGGGACGGTTGGTGATCGTTTCTGGCCCTAGCGGATCAGGGAAATCCACTGTTGTCAGCCAATTGCGAACCGTTTGTGAAGTTCCGTTGGCCTTTTCGGTTTCCGCCACCACGCGGGCTCCTCGCGATGGGGAAGTGGATGGACGGGAGTACTTTTTCCTGTCCGATGCTGAATTTCAACGCAAACGCGACGCCGGCGATTTCCTGGAAAGCAAGCAGGTTTTCGGCCTGGGGCACTGGTATGGGACGCTCGCTGATCAGGTTGCCACTGGTCTAAACGCCGGTAAGTGGGTAATTTTAGAGATTGACGTCCAGGGTGCGATGACGGTGATGAAGGATGACCGCTACGATCCGGTCTCCATCTTTATTCACCCTGGCGACATGCAAGAGCTCGAGCGGCGACTACGCTCACGGGGTACCGAAGCGGAAGAAGCCATCGCTGCGAGGTTGAAGACGGCCGCGTCGGAGATGGAATACCTCGATCAATACCAACACGAAATTGTCAATCAAGACGTCGATCAGGCTGTCGACGACATCTGCCAACTTTTAAAACAAGCACACAAGGAACACGCCGCGTGTTAG
- a CDS encoding YicC/YloC family endoribonuclease yields MSQPYSHLRSMTGQGSCEVRGDAGVLVVELRAVNHRGLKVVMRTNEALSAHESLIQKLVSGSVERGTVTVHASLKPPAGLDLPQINQAIALAYATQLGEVAHQYVDLPVSRATAPPQLELTNLLNLPGVMNSTETASGDLSPAEQEQQAAAEKAKEQLIRDGVTEAVARFNEMRHHEAVSMASVLMADLDTVAKRCAAIEVLAPTVVARYRDRLLDRIEKTLAEHSIETDKVDVIREVQLFADRSDISEEITRLGSHLELFKSVLDGSHTSDRENSDKAFTTEAVGRKLDFIIQEMFRETNTIGSKAGNAEIAEHIVEIKCAIERMRELVQNLE; encoded by the coding sequence GTATGACCGGCCAGGGAAGCTGCGAGGTGCGTGGGGATGCGGGAGTGTTGGTGGTGGAGCTTCGCGCGGTCAATCACCGCGGGCTCAAAGTGGTCATGCGGACCAACGAAGCATTGTCGGCGCACGAGTCACTTATTCAAAAACTGGTCAGTGGGTCTGTCGAGCGGGGCACGGTCACCGTTCACGCTTCGTTGAAACCACCTGCTGGGTTGGATCTGCCCCAGATCAACCAAGCGATTGCGCTGGCCTACGCCACTCAGCTCGGCGAAGTGGCTCACCAATATGTGGACTTGCCGGTCAGTCGTGCGACCGCTCCACCGCAGTTGGAACTCACCAATCTGTTAAATTTGCCGGGTGTGATGAACTCCACGGAGACGGCTTCGGGCGACCTGTCGCCGGCTGAACAAGAACAGCAAGCGGCTGCCGAAAAGGCGAAAGAACAACTGATTCGTGACGGAGTCACCGAGGCGGTGGCCCGGTTCAACGAGATGCGCCATCACGAAGCGGTTTCGATGGCGAGCGTTTTGATGGCTGACCTGGACACGGTCGCCAAGCGATGTGCGGCGATTGAAGTCTTGGCACCCACGGTGGTCGCTCGCTATCGGGATCGGTTGCTCGATCGGATCGAAAAGACGCTGGCGGAGCATTCGATTGAGACCGACAAGGTTGATGTGATCCGAGAAGTCCAGCTATTCGCGGACCGCAGTGACATTAGCGAGGAAATTACTCGCTTGGGGAGTCATCTTGAACTGTTCAAGTCAGTGTTAGATGGTTCCCATACGTCGGACCGTGAAAATTCTGACAAGGCGTTTACAACGGAAGCGGTGGGACGCAAATTGGATTTCATCATCCAAGAAATGTTCCGCGAAACGAACACGATCGGCAGCAAAGCGGGCAATGCCGAGATTGCAGAGCATATTGTTGAGATCAAGTGCGCAATCGAACGTATGCGAGAGCTAGTCCAAAACCTCGAATGA